From Rhopalosiphum padi isolate XX-2018 chromosome 2, ASM2088224v1, whole genome shotgun sequence:
GTTATCGACTTATCGCCACCGTGGTTGTTTTCGTCATCTTATCACAATTTTAAATGGGTTGTGCCGattataccaattataatattttatttttatataggtatttttattagttttatatgtgattatactatactttaattttagcCTCCAATAAATTACAGGTTATATAAAGAAAggtcatttaatttttgaaaatagccCCCCCCCCTTGGATGACCTCTGTATCCGCTACTGGTGTATTACCAATCattcatacattatacattaattgtttAAGCTGTTTCATTAACTTAAATTTCAGAATTAGGCTCAGAATAAGCATGCAATTATcagacaattattttatcaatctaatatttttatcattggtaATGTTTTTCACATGATTATTTATTGATGAACAATTTATCGgttaataatgcaatataatagttaatagtacGACCTATACCGAAAGATATGTCAAGTAAGCATTATGCCCACtgttaaatatagaaaaaaaagtttcatacctaatatttagtatttgtaCAACGAGTAAACACGTTTACtttaagtttgaaatatttcactaaTGTTCGCGTGACGTTCGAACGCTGAAACTAACATACTTTATACAAATGAAGACAGTCTTGACTGCATTCATGACTACGTCCGTATATATACAAATGAACGTTTTCACAAAAGAGTTCTTTTCCGAACACCTTAATTCCACTCAGtgctattattaagttatttacttCACCGACACCGCCACGTGATACACAATGAGTTCCTCGAGCGCGCTGTCTTTTATACGAGGAGAGCTTAGCCCACCCTCCCTCCACCCTACCTTCCAGACAGTGTCTCACAAAACTTTATGTGTTCTCGAGTACACGAAAAGGTATTTATTACGTAAGCATAACATGTGTCACCTGAAACCGACGGCGTTTCTAGACCTTGCCACAACCCTTTcgcattaaaatttcaatattagttttaattatttcaatcacATTTGTATGTACCACATTAagttttcgtaattttttttttaattatatctattgagAGTTTTAGTTTTTGTATGGCCGAGTTCCATATTATGttacaaaaaatgttaagataaataataattatttaagttatatttatttcagtgtTAAAATCTTTTTGCTttgataattctaaaaatatatgcttTATATAATGTGcccgttaaaattaatttttattctaaataatttaaaaaaacatgagattaattgaaaaattaatttattagattatatattttataatattcatataggtAAACTTCAttgtttctaaatattttttttttatatttagtataaactattatgttgttatattagaatattgtatatattgcttggaaaattatcatattctcTGGTACATCACGGGTGAAGTTAGGAGCATAGTTgtgtaacaaattaaaatcaaagaaaataaaatgtacagttttCGTGTTATATTTACGATAAATTAACCTCTATGgccaattttattaattcgatttaatttttaatttattatctacctgattttttttatactaatgcTTGCAATTATtctgaatttatgttttttaattaattatttataagttataacattttgcAAATAACTAATGTCGacattaagttaaatatgttatatgcaattattaactaaaactaaataattaaaaaataagaggtaaattatatttagtctGTGTAATGTTTATTCGGAATTTGACATCAAATAAAACGCAATACTTTTATAGATTATAGTCGAACTATAATCACACGCGTTTCACAGTTGTTGCTATCAATAAAATCCGATTATCGTACAATCGTATtaaacgataatttattataatatttatttatttatctttccgtataaaatcatattatgtaactGCGTTAACTCAAATAGGTACTCgggtttaattaattacaagcCTCTTCActcatattcaaaaataaaaattatagaagcAATGGCCATATACTGTACAAACGAATTCGCTCCCATCTAAGAAACCACCCAAATCCTATTAAAATAGTCACTCTTTATTCAAACATTGCTCCAGCTAATCCTCTCCGTGGACTTACGAGATAGTAAAGCGTATACTGCTTAAATTTCCatgctcataaaaaaataaaaaatacacaacaaaataaatgaaataaaaataaaatctagataatcaaattataaagtgTCACCATTTGATGGTTGATTTCCTTCTTATTGTTTGTTGTAAATCTCAtagcattaaaataaatctcATATATTATGTccatatgtaaataaatatttccacgccaattatattatgtcaaataaataaaataaaaagctatTACTGTAccattgtgtatattttataagttctaATGGATCTTTCTTTGGTCTACAAAATCTCCTTCAGCTCTTTACCCAACGAAAAAAGGCGCAGGCCATACTCactttttttatacatcaaaaaGTGTACTGTGGCTCCGGGAATCGTGTAATCATAACCGTACCGGTCCGGTTCGTTGAAGATGTTCGACTGGTAGGCCTCGGCTCCTTGTTGCTGACCACCGTAACCAGCCGACTGCCACCGTTGTTGTCCAACGCCGCCGAATCCTGCACCGCCGTTATATCCACGTTGTTGGCCTACATTACCGCCAAACCCTGGCTGCTGGTGGTAGTTACCCATTGCGCCAGCCCCTGAGTTCGACCACTGCATGTTGTCGCCGTTGTAAGGATACGCCAATACGTGACCGCATGCGATCATCATGCAAAGCAACGCCAACTACGAAataagttcataatattattacggagAGATTGGTAAGGACGAGAAAAAATACACGCAATAATGCATATCGTGTAAGTGCAGTATAGACATACAATTATAGTGACGAGGCAAGTATATATAAGAATAGATACAGGAGAGGTATAAAGTACGCGGCTTTccaaattataactttttttttttatttaaaggttTACAGGCTTCAACTGCTAAAGGTTATTAGCCAActtataacgtttttattttataacaaaaagaagttaaatttttttaagaattttactgTAGCATTTGTAGCAGTAGAATATGATTAGTTAATATGTGAAGCTGTTCATAGCTTATGATTCTTTACACAGATTCACGCGTATAGGGAATATTAGTATACTCACTCTGGTTTGCATAAATCAATTTCTGAGATATATTATCTGCGCATTTATGTTAAGTAACAAACGCagtaatatgattaattatgtTTTCTAAAATATCACGTTACTACGGCTGTACAGATTTGATTAcatcatttaattatacttttataattttattaaaccaccttttttaatgataattttgtcaatatacGACCTTTATGATCCAACGAAATTTGCTATTAGAATTcagtttttctatttaattgtaACTGCAATAATAGTTTTCAAGCgttaaatacataggtataacgtatagttatatagtgttcaatataattaaaataaacaattaatcaatgaaaatttaataggatgtataaaatattattatttattatttataaaatgaaattatttttgaatttgaacatcattttttttttttaacttaatacttTTAACCCTTTGACAAATGAATtggaatttattgttttaccaACTTGgctaaattagtttaaataaagacaaatattttacgtcttaaatataataccgatttttttagtaaagacgtaaaatgattttatataatatataattttaaaaataactgttataataaaacattttctttgATAATTAAAGACTTGTTCtagttttagattattatatcttaaaaatgaagcagatgataataaataatattttattaattctcatgtaattataacataatataacgtaaTTGACGTGAGTGATTTGTAATTAACTTTTTGGATGTTAATTCaacatattgtttatagtaCTTATTCctgaatatttttacttaaataattttcccCTCGCGAAAATATGCATACATAGAActttttaactttgataaaGTATGAGAATAAGTTGTAAGCCAATGTgttgattttaattcaaaattattgtgGAATTAATTCGTGGGTCTATAATACttctatagaaaaaataataatattatttaaaaaacaatttttcagttaattatttaaaaattaaaaattaaaaactaa
This genomic window contains:
- the LOC132922677 gene encoding uncharacterized protein LOC132922677; this translates as MITAVNRSLALLCMMIACGHVLAYPYNGDNMQWSNSGAGAMGNYHQQPGFGGNVGQQRGYNGGAGFGGVGQQRWQSAGYGGQQQGAEAYQSNIFNEPDRYGYDYTIPGATVHFLMYKKKGNRVPGYNNNHGVDSSGWDKHY